The following proteins come from a genomic window of Panicum hallii strain FIL2 chromosome 8, PHallii_v3.1, whole genome shotgun sequence:
- the LOC112902245 gene encoding tetrapyrrole-binding protein, chloroplastic, producing the protein MANASLQSFLLPQHHSFVNTGGSHDSSPSALLKLSTNSSSSISFRLYSNTSPSVTTTSTTNSSAPTPVTPAAAADSPPTPSIDLLGRQLAAGDYRQADETTRALLIELAGESARRRGYVFFSEVQFISVEDLRAIDKLWKEHSNGKFGYSVQRRLWEKSRCDFTRFFIKVGWMKKLDTEIEQYNYRAFPDEFIWEMKDDTPEGHLPLTNALRGTQLLGNIFTHPAFVEESQENQAAAEESVTAAGQSKDDNKGRERPNFMKDFKPNYSF; encoded by the coding sequence ATGGCGAATGCTTCTCTCCagtcctttcttcttccccaacaccattcTTTCGTCAACACTGGCGGCAGCCATGACAGCTCCCCTTCTGCACTACTCAAGCTCTCtaccaacagcagcagcagcatttcCTTCAGGCTCTACTCCAACACCTCCCCCTCGGTGACCACAACCTCGACCACCAACTCATCAGCTCCGACTCCAGTCACCCCTGCCGCAGCAGCAGACTCGCCACCCACCCCCTCCATAGACCTGCTTGGTCGCCAGCTCGCAGCAGGGGACTACCGTCAGGCTGATGAAACCACCCGTGCGCTCCTCATAGAGCTTGCAGGGGAGTCTGCAAGGCGCCGAGGGTACGTCTTCTTCTCCGAGGTCCAATTCATCTCCGTGGAGGACCTCCGCGCCATTGACAAGCTCTGGAAGGAGCACAGCAATGGCAAGTTCGGGTACAGTGTTCAACGGCGGCTTTGGGAAAAGTCACGTTGTGACTTCACCCGCTTCTTCATCAAGGTTGGCTGGATGAAGAAGCTAGACACCGAGATAGAGCAGTACAACTACAGGGCATTTCCTGATGAGTTCATTTGGGAGATGAAGGATGACACACCTGAAGGTCACCTGCCGCTCACCAATGCCCTCAGGGGGACACAGCTGCTGGGGAACATCTTCACCCACCCGGCCTTCGTGGAAGAGAGCCAGGAAAACCAAGCCGCGGCGGAGGAGAGTGTTACAGCTGCTGGCCAGAGCAAAGATGATAACAAAGGGAGGGAGAGACCAAACTTTATGAAAGATTTCAAGCCTAACTACTCCTTTTGA